The region CGTAGGGGAAGAGTTCCGTTCGATACTGGATGGCCTGAACCGCCAGCTCTTGACCCTTAACAATTTGAAGGTAAAAGAGCTTTGCTTCCAATAGAAAAAACAGTATCGAGAACAAACCTGCGAGGAAAATCAAACGCCGGGAATTCATTCTGTTCACCTGCTGAATTTATTTGGTAATAATTAACGTTAACTGAAACAGATATATTTATACATAAAAAAACCATGGTAGCATTTCTACCACGGTTTGTCGTCTTTAAGTCCAGCTATTTTTTTGGCCTTCTCTAATTTTTCCCGTGCTTCATCTAGCAAACGCGTAGCCTCTTGAAAATTACCGTCGGCCTCCTCAAGTAAAGCTTTTTTCTCCTTATCCAGATACTCTCGCAAATCAGACAGCCCTTCCATATAGTAGGCAAAAGATGAAACCAAAACCTCTTTTATTTTGACCAGGTGTCCTGGCGCTTCCATTTCTTTAGCCTGTTGAAGTAGGTCCTGGGCATTCTCCTTCACATAGCGGAAGACGGCATTGGCATCAAATTTGGTGCTCTCACCGTTCAACAGTTGGTTAAGGGCCTCCTCCCGCATCTGGTTCAGCCGTCGTAGCTCTGTCACAATCTTCTTATACTGAAAGTCAAAGGTCTCTACCTGCAGCGGGCTTGCCACCGTACCGTCGTACTCCGTCGGGTCAGTCGACATACTGCAACCGACCGCTAAAAAAGCCATTAACAAAATCAGAGCACCTGCTGCCCTTTTCATTATTCCCGCCTCCCAGTATATTTTAACACCGTTTGCCCCCATGCACAATGGAGCGGGAATAATAGCCTCATATCAACCGCATCGCTTACCGCCTCAGTATCTTCACCGGAACGGGGAAATCCTCTAATATCCTTATAACTTCCTCGCGTGTATCAGGGGTAACATGAACCTCTACCAATCCTTCCTTCGCATCGGCTGTGGTTACCATCGCCAGCCCGTCATAACCTTCTATAATCTTATTCAAAAAATCTATTTCTTTTGGGTTAACTTGAACTAAGATAGCCTCCATCAGTTACTCGCCTCCGGAACTCGCCGCATCAGGCTGTAAGGTTCAAGAGGAAAGGGAACAGGTATCTTAACTAACTGCCGGGGATGTACTGCCGCTTCAATTAACTGGCCTTCTTCATTTTCCATCCGCTCAATTCTGCAGCGGAAGGGACCGGAGGTAGGACCCGTAAATTCCACCACATCACCTACCTGAAACCGGTTTCTCTCCTCCACCCATGCCATTCCCTTTACCGGATCGTATTCCTGCACCACACCTATGAAGTCGTAAAGGCGCAGGTACGCAGAAGAAGTATACCGGTGATCTTCGGCTCCGGGTCTGCCGAAATAAAAGCCCGTGGTATATTTCCGATGGCTCACCTTCCTCACTTCTTCCATCAGTTGCGGATCCAAACGGTAACCCTCAGGATTCGATATATAAGCATCAATAGCCTGCCGGTAAGCCTTTACTACCGTAGCCACATAATGAACACTTTTCATCCGCCCTTCGATCTTGAAACTGTCCAACCCGGCCGCTACCAGCTCGGGTATATATTCCAGCATACAAAGGTCCTTAGAGTTGAATATATACGTTCCTCTCTCATCCTCCAAAACCGGTAAATACTCACCGGGACGTTTTTCTTCCACCAGGTGGTACTTCCACCGGCAGGGGTGCGTACATTCCCCCCGGTTGGCACTGCGTCCCGTTAAAAAACTGCTGAGCAGGCAACGCCCGGAATAAGAGACACACATGGCTCCGTGGACAAACGCTTCCAGTTCCAGCTCAACCCTGTTTCTTATTTCTTGTATTTCTTGCAGGGAAAGTTCCCTGGCCAGTACCACTCGCTTAATTCCCTGTTCCTGCCAAAACAGCACACTAGACCAGTTGGTAGTATTAGCTTGCGTGCTGAGGTGAACCGGGAGTTGTGGGACTGTCCGGCGGACTATCCGCCATACACCGGGATCCGAAATAATGATGGCATCCACTCCGTCCTCAGCCAGCTCTTCCAGATAGGAAGGTAAGCCGTTCAGATCCCGGTTGTGAGCAAAAATGTTTACCGTGACATACGCCTTGGCTCCATGCCGGTGGGCAAAATCGACTCCCTTGCGTATTTCCTCTCGGGTAAAGTTGCCGGCAAAAGCGCGAAGCCCGTATCGTTTTCCTGCAAAATATACAGCATCTGCACCGTACAAGACAGCCATCTGCAACTTTTCCAGGTTACCCGCCGGAGCTAAAAGTTCCGGTTTTTGCATTCTCGTCACCTCTCCTATTCGTCCGGTACCTAAAGAAAAGGTGTGGCAGTTGCCACACTCACTTCCCAACAGCTAGTCGAGATATGGTTAATGAAGATATTTGGCCTTGGCCCGGTTGTGCTCTGTCAAAGTGGTGCTGAAGATGTGCGAACCGTCCTTTTTGGCCACAAAGTAAAGGTAAGGAACATCTGAAGGATACAACGCTGCCTCAATGGAGGCCCTTCCCGGCGACCCTATGGGTCCGGGAGGTAAACCTTCATGGCGATAGGTATTGTAGGGCGATTCAATATTAAGGTCATCATAAGTAAGAACTTCTTTCGGTTCTTCCAACAGATACTGCACGGTAGCACAGGACTGTAGCCGCATATTTCGCTCTAACCGGTTATGAAAAACTGCTGACACCAGGGGACGCTCTGCATCCAGTTTAGCCTCTTTTTCAATTATGGAGGCCAGCGTAATGATTTCCCGATCGGTGAAACCGAGATAAGTAGCTCGCCGGCGCAGTTCCGGTGTATAAACCTCGGCAAAACGCCGCAGCATCAGTTCAATAATTTTCTCTTCGGTTAGCCCCTTGGGAACGTTATAAGTATCGGGAAAGAGGAATCCTTCCAGCCGGTAATTGGCATTTTCCCCACCCTGGAGGAAAGAATAGGGGAAATCTCCTTCACGGGCCAACTGCAAAAATTTCTCTTCGTCTACCAAACCCATTTTCGCCAGCATGGAGGCAATCTGCTCTACTGTATAACCTTCAGGAATAGTAAAAGAATAAGTCTTAACATCTCCCCGCACTAGCTTAGCAACAATTTCCGGCACTGACTGGTTCGGACTAAATATGTATTCACCAGCCTGCAAGTTTTTATCCAGGTTTTTAATTCGCGCATAGAGCTCAAAAACAACCTTGCTCCGAATTATTTCTTTTTCTCTCAACAGCCGGGCAATTTCCCCGGCTGTCGAACCAGGCCGAATAAACACCGCAACCTCCGCAGCTGGAGCTTCCGCCACTGGAGTGAGAAAGATATAAAACCTATACCCTCCAAATGCTGCTAGAAAGGCCAAGAAAAAAACTACTACCCCTAATAACCTCGCCCTAAAACTCTTCTTCTCCTGCGGCTGCGGCGAATGAGGTGCTTGCGAGCTAGGTGAAGACGGCAAACTAGCATCCATGAGCAGTTCCTCCAGTTTCTGTTCCTTTTACTCTACACGCATATTATACATCTTGCGGCCTTTTTTCACAACCTTTGTCCCCCACCAGGAGTCGTAAAATGAAAATTGATATCTATACCCCTGATTTCAGTTGGAAACATCGCTTGACTTTTGTGGCGGAACCCGCACAATGGCGGGTTCAGGCGGATAAATGTCTCGTGAAATTATTTCTTTTTTCACCACTTTATTACCTTCCCGTGCTATACGGACAACTTCGGTCTTATACCCCGGAGTTCCCTCCCGTTCCACCAAATTCTTACCCGGGGGGAGGCCCGTATCAACCTTGTACAATACTTTAGGTGGCATGGTTTCTATAACCCGGCTGACTATAGTTACTTTCGGTTGGTTTTCAGGGTTACCAAAAATTTTTACCGTCAGCCGGTCGCGGTCTACTCGAGTCCGTATTAACAAGTGACCACCTGTGTTATTTTGAAATTTCAGATCTATTAGTCCATATGCCACCGTAGCATCTGTTCCCAACGGAACGTATTTGACCGGCAACGAGTGTCGTCTCCGTTCAATAATGGAAAGGTTGGCCCGGAGAGCAGCATTATAGAGAGTTGATGAAACCTGACAGACAC is a window of Calderihabitans maritimus DNA encoding:
- a CDS encoding DUF4911 domain-containing protein; this encodes MEAILVQVNPKEIDFLNKIIEGYDGLAMVTTADAKEGLVEVHVTPDTREEVIRILEDFPVPVKILRR
- the mltG gene encoding endolytic transglycosylase MltG translates to MDASLPSSPSSQAPHSPQPQEKKSFRARLLGVVVFFLAFLAAFGGYRFYIFLTPVAEAPAAEVAVFIRPGSTAGEIARLLREKEIIRSKVVFELYARIKNLDKNLQAGEYIFSPNQSVPEIVAKLVRGDVKTYSFTIPEGYTVEQIASMLAKMGLVDEEKFLQLAREGDFPYSFLQGGENANYRLEGFLFPDTYNVPKGLTEEKIIELMLRRFAEVYTPELRRRATYLGFTDREIITLASIIEKEAKLDAERPLVSAVFHNRLERNMRLQSCATVQYLLEEPKEVLTYDDLNIESPYNTYRHEGLPPGPIGSPGRASIEAALYPSDVPYLYFVAKKDGSHIFSTTLTEHNRAKAKYLH
- a CDS encoding peptidase U32 family protein; translation: MQKPELLAPAGNLEKLQMAVLYGADAVYFAGKRYGLRAFAGNFTREEIRKGVDFAHRHGAKAYVTVNIFAHNRDLNGLPSYLEELAEDGVDAIIISDPGVWRIVRRTVPQLPVHLSTQANTTNWSSVLFWQEQGIKRVVLARELSLQEIQEIRNRVELELEAFVHGAMCVSYSGRCLLSSFLTGRSANRGECTHPCRWKYHLVEEKRPGEYLPVLEDERGTYIFNSKDLCMLEYIPELVAAGLDSFKIEGRMKSVHYVATVVKAYRQAIDAYISNPEGYRLDPQLMEEVRKVSHRKYTTGFYFGRPGAEDHRYTSSAYLRLYDFIGVVQEYDPVKGMAWVEERNRFQVGDVVEFTGPTSGPFRCRIERMENEEGQLIEAAVHPRQLVKIPVPFPLEPYSLMRRVPEASN